A section of the Pan paniscus chromosome 11, NHGRI_mPanPan1-v2.0_pri, whole genome shotgun sequence genome encodes:
- the CKS2 gene encoding cyclin-dependent kinases regulatory subunit 2 — MAHKQIYYSDKYFDEHYEYRHVMLPRELSKQVPKTHLMSEEEWRRLGVQQSLGWVHYMIHEPEPHILLFRRPLPKDQQK, encoded by the exons ATGGCCCACAAGCAGATCTACTACTCGGACAAGTACTTCGACGAACACTACGAGTACCG GCATGTTATGTTAcccagagaactttccaaacaaGTACCTAAAACTCATCTGATGTCTGAAGAGGAGTGGAGGAGACTTGGTGTCCAACAGAGTCTAGGCTGGGTTCATTACATGATTCATGAGCCAG AACCACATATTCTTCTCTTTAGACGACCTCTtccaaaagatcaacaaaaatgA